GATTGCTTTACTGAGAATTATTATGACTGCTACTTAATTACTATACCCAAGACATTCAGTTTATTTTAACCTTCATtatcttcatttttcatttaatcTTTCCAACAGCATTTGGAGATAGGTGCCATTAATCTCATTTTATAGCTGAAGAAACTGATAAACAGATTGGAAAAGATTTCTTTTGGGCGGGGGTCAAGAGCAATAAcgaaaaatgtttgtttttcataaaccGTTTTTCATTATTGCTCCTGACCTCCTCTCATTTCTTATATCCAGTCAAGTAAgtatggattttaaaaaaaaaatgttatcttaCTGGTTCTTTCCCAGACTTAAAATTTAGCGTTACATATTATTTACATAGATTCTTCTGGCTATATACAGTACATGATGCTTTTAATTGCTTTTAATTACTTTTTGAAAAGTTATTACCAAAACTTTATGCCACTGGCAGTCCTATTTAAATCCAGTACTTTTGGCAAGGTATTTTAttgtttgaatatttaaaaaatgttacatACAGAAAAAAGTTCCTGTTATTATCAGTCCATTTTTGTAACTGATAGAATTTTGTAATAGTTTGATTTATGGAGTTGCATGTCCTCTGCTGGTATTGGACAACTCAGGTTGTCCAATTGGTCAACTCAGGTGACCTATATCCATTGGGAAGAACTGTCAGATCTTAGATGTGATAAAATATTGATAAGGCACAAAGAAGTTTTAGTTTGTTGTGATTATGTTTTAACtggatttttatttgaaaaataatttgtaCTTTAATAATAATATCAACTGAAAAACTAAGTGATAATGAGCAAACTGTTTCAAGTGTTTTCATGTGAAGCGTGCCATTGCGCTTTAAAAGCACAGATTAGGAGGAAGCTCTTGAAGTACTGTCACCTTACATTCTAAACGGCAACACAGCATTGCAGTTTGCCtgatttctccttctccttttagACTCTGTGGGTGTGGTTGGCAGCCCCGAGATAGTTGTGCTTCTACATGGCTTTCCAACATCCAGCTACGACTGGTACAAGGTAATGAAGTTCCCAGGTGCTGCTCTGTCTGAAGCTATATACAAACTCAAGAATTCCTGTCAACCCTCAAAGGCTCTTGCAGATTTGAACTGCTTGATAAAATCTCATTAAATGTAGAATTGCTTTTCATGTACGGGAAGGGAGCAAGACACTGATTGTCCAGAAAGGAGCGTTGCCAAGTGAAAGGCTGGAGTTTCACTCTAGATAGAGTAAATGCTAGGAAATCACACACTGTCCAAGAGGATCACCCAGGCCTCGCTCTATCCAGGCTGGCATGTAGGCACGAGTCCGGtgtgctgctgtgggctgggcAGTGGGTGTGGGAGCAGAGTGAACACTACGCTTGCTTTCTTACAGATCTGGGAGGGGCTAACCCTGAGGTTCCATCGAGTGATCGCCCTGGATTTCTTAGGCTTTGGCTTTAGTGACAAGCCGGTAAGCAGCCGCTGGGGTGGGCCAGTGATGGGTGTGGGTCTGAAGGCAGGCTCAGGCTACCTCTGCTGACCCTGCtgtgtctcctctcctttcctcagaGACCACACCAGTATTCCATATTTGAGCAGGCAAGCATCGTAGAGTCGCTCCTGCGGCACCTGGGGCTCCAGAACCGCAGAATCAACCTGCTGTCTCACGACTATGGGGACATTGTTGCCCAGGAGCTACTGTATAGGTCAGTGAGGCCAGACTTCCGTCCTCTGCACAGGTGGAGTCGCTTAGGATGAAGAGAAAGTGAACTGTTCTGGGGTCTTAAGCTGTAGGGCTTATCTGAAGTCCCCGCCTGGGTGTCAGCTGCTCAGCTACATGTGTTTCTTCTTGCCCTGCTCCAGGTACAAGCAGAATCGATCTGGCCGGCTGACCATAAAGAGTCTCTGCCTGTCAAACGGAGGTAATTGCCTGGGGGGGGCAGGTGGAAAGTGGGGTGTAGCGCAGGAAAGCCACCTTTTTATGACCCCGAGCATCTGAATAGTAACCAGTGTTAGACACATCACACACAGGGCGTCGTTCGCCCTGCTGTGCCATGAATAGTCTTCATGGTGACGGGCATTTATGGAATACATGTTTTCAGACATTTAGAAAATAAAGGATGCTGGGGGggggcaggatggctcagtgggtgagggtGCCAAGTCTGCGGATGCAAATTTAATTTCAGAACCCACACTGGAAGGAGAAAAcggactcctgcaagttgtcctctgacctctgcacggGTGTCTCAGCACCCATGTACACATaggcaaaataaataacctgtttTTAAAGAGCTGGGTGGGGcggtgcccacctttaatcccagcacttgggaggcagaggctggtggacttctgagttcaaggccagcctggtctacataatgagtttagGATAGTtagggccacacaaagaaaccctgtccggggaaacaaaaacaaaaaaattaccccCTCCATTTTTGTACCTTTAAAATGAGGAAAGTAATCCCAGCGCGTGGTGATTTGCTAACCAGCATCTGGTGGTAGCTGGCCCAGTCCCCCTGCTTGCTACACTCGCCTGTAGGTCTGTGTACACGGTTCTTACTCGTGCTTCTAGTTGGCAGTTAAGACCCCTAATGTAGCACTGGATAGGGGAGACGGTCTCAGGCCATGGTTGTGTGCTGGTAGAGGACTAACAAGTCTGTTTTTCCACAGGCATCTTTCCTGAGACCCACCGCCCTCTCCTTCTCCAAAAGGTTGGCAGCTTCACTGCACAGCACCTCAGCATCTCAGACATCTAtggcatgaaaaacaaaaacgcaAACACTGGGACTTCTTAAGGGCCTGCGGTCATGAGCCACTCTATTGAAATCTTCTTTATTACGAATCCATATAATCAAATTAATTTCTCTCCCCAGTGAAACAAAGGAGGCTCTCCTACATAAAACCAAGCATCTCTGAGAAATAAGAGATGAACAAATACTTAGAGAAACACATGTGTGAAGAGCTGTGTAAGAATGATGTTTAAATAAGTTGAGATTCTAGGATTATACAGTTGAGATTCTTCGggattatacattttttttttctttcagaagaaATGGCTAAGTTCTGTTTTAGTTTCGGGTGTAAAACACTTTGTGTTGAGGTGCTGTCAACCCCTTCTGGATCTTGAATTTTACTCTTACTTCTTCTCTGCAGCTCCTCAAAGATGGAGGTGTGCTGTCGCCTATCCTCACGAGGCTCATGAACTTCTTCGTGTTCTCGCGAGGGTAAGTCGCCATCCAAGACTGAACTGAACAGTTGCTCTGATGTCCCTGGAGCAAAGCAAGCCTGGGCTTGGAGGTTTTCCAGAACATGGTCTTACCTTCCTGCCTTTGCACTCTTTTCAGTCTCACCCCCGTCTTTGGACCATACACCCGGCCCTCTGAGAGTGAGCTGTGGGACATGTGGGCCGGAATCCGCAACAATGATGGAAACCTGGTTATCGACAGGTAAGACAGGAGCCTTACTCTGGCCCAGGACCCTCTCCTGGAGGGAGGGGCAGGCACAGGCTGTTCTGCTGCTGGCTGGCTTACTCCCTGTAAGAAGGCTGGTGAGACAAACCTAAAACAGCCCTGCTCTGTGTTttccaagaaagaaatcaagcaTAGGGTAAGCCTCGCTCCTAAAAGCATTTGgcagagagaatgtggagaaatggCGTCAAACCTTAATGCTTATTTGCATGAAAATGACTCACTGACTTTGGCATATCCTTCTCTAAACTTCTGGATAATTTGACGTGCTTAAGAATATCTTCATCATAGTTTTGAAAGGAACTAATGTTTCTCGCAAGTGCAAAGGTCTTCCTTTTGCCTGTTTTTCAAGTAGCAACAGTTGGAGCCGCAAGGCTTCGGTGTCGATGAGACTGTAGCTCTTAACATGGAGAGACTGGGGGATGGTAACACAGGCATTGCTCCCTGAGGTGAGGCCTGGTCCTTTGCCAGCGGGTCTGTGACTCCCAGTGCTGTAGCTGCTAGCTTTGCTGTGGTCTCCCTCTGCATCCTAATCCATAAGATCCTTGATATTTGAACATGAGTAAAACTGAAAAAGCGAGGACACCTCTTTAAAAGACACCTCCTGTTTTGCCCCAGGACTGCCCGGAGTCAGGAGCAGAATCAGTGCCCTGGGCTGCAGTGTGGCTGTTGGCAGTTTCCATGCAGTGGGAAGCgttctcttccctctgcttggATGGAGAGCAGTGATGAGGCCCTCATCCCAAAAACGAATACACTGGCATTTTTAAAGGTGGCTGTCGTCTACTCAGATGATGTAGTTTGATTTTAGTTTCAAATGAGGAACTTaggtttaaaaaaacatattttctcaAGAGTCACAGAGCTGGTTAGTAGTGGAATCAAAACTGGATTCTTAGACCCAGGTTTTAAATTACGCACGTGCCAAACCAACTGTGATCCCTCTGCAGATCTCACTCCGTGCATAACGAATGCAAAGAGCCCTTAGTGCTCACGCAGACAGTCACTGTTGAGTCTGCGTGAACACAGAAGGATGGAGTAGGCTCTGCGGGGGCTCAGGCTGCTTTATGCGTCCCTGGGATTGCACTGATAATAAATGCTTGTTGTTGGGCTCTTGCTGACTCGCCTGTGCTGCAGTCTTTTACAGTACATCAATCAAAGGAAGAAGTTTAGAAGACGCTGGGTGGGAGCGCTTGCTTCTGTGACCATCCCCAGTGAGTATCTGCGGACAGTTTTCTGGTATTGGGAACAGTGACTTAACATACTTACAACTCATAAAGTCTCCATGCAGGCTTGCCAGGTAGAGCAAATCTGAATCATACATAAAGTAAAAGCTACTCTTAGCACAAGTATCTGCAACATAATATTTAGGACATACTTTTTGCCTTCATTTCCACACATAAAAACGAAACCCCAAAACACAAGACTTTTTACCTAGAACGTTTAACTGGCCATCCTTTGTTCATGGGCACCCCTATCCTCAACACCTGGCTTACCACAGTGAGCAGTGTAAGGCAGAGGCACTGCTCCAGAGGCAGCTGTGTGGCAAACTGTAGATCAAACTGTTGGGACAGGAAGCTAGTAGGATCATTAATGGAGGCTGTAGATACTTGtgctctgtcttctcctcttcagcatttaaaagaaaaagtgtggtcCCTCCCACACGACAGTTAGTGGTCAACAAATGTCAGAGGTCAGTTATAATAAAAACTTGTGATTCTGTCTCCATTTCTAGAAAGCAGATCTTGAGAGCGAGCTTATTTCTTGGTTCAGGGCACAGAAGAACAAGAAGGGACCAGCCATTCTCTGTAGGAGACTGGCTTGTTCCATACGTTCTTTAGGCTCACCCAGCAAGAAGTGAGCTTTTCTATCGTGACATCATAACATTTTTAGTTACTTGGGTTTTTAATAAATGGAGGGAGGTTAGTTTTAGGATAGCAATAGGAACACAGATGTGAGCTGTTAGaaattccttcctcttctctttcctagtTCATTTTATCTATGGGCCATTGGATCCTATAAACCCCTACCCAGAGTTTTTGGAGCTGTACAGGTGAGTCCTCACAggtcttttgttttcttagtaTTTCATCTTGAAAGGGGTTGTTGGCACTGGCTATGGCCTCTGACCTCACTGGAAACAAAACAGGCCACTTAGAGGTAGAGAATCCTCTCACTGAGTGGAAAGATCAAGATACGTCATTATACTTTCTCTGGTCATATATTCCGTTCTCATCGTCATGGCTGTTACCATATTCCTAAGCATAGAGGAAAGGGGAAAAACACCCTTCCTGGGAACCAGACACCTTAAGAAATGTGTTAgtctgagccatttcactgacAGCTGAGCAGACTTCAGTGAGCAGTTATGGATAGCTCATGTGACCAGTGCCTTTTCGCTGGTGGGGACTCCTTCAGGGTACTTACTTCGAAGGTACTAGAATATGAAATCTTGGCTGTCATATAAGAACGTCCCATACCTTCACATACCCTATGGAGAAAATATGGGAAAAATAGCTTCTAATTTTACACAGT
This Meriones unguiculatus strain TT.TT164.6M chromosome 21, Bangor_MerUng_6.1, whole genome shotgun sequence DNA region includes the following protein-coding sequences:
- the Mest gene encoding mesoderm-specific transcript homolog protein isoform X2, translating into MREWWVQVGLLAVPLLAAYLHIPPPQLSPALHSWKTSGKFFTYKGLRIFYQDSVGVVGSPEIVVLLHGFPTSSYDWYKIWEGLTLRFHRVIALDFLGFGFSDKPRPHQYSIFEQASIVESLLRHLGLQNRRINLLSHDYGDIVAQELLYRYKQNRSGRLTIKSLCLSNGGIFPETHRPLLLQKLLKDGGVLSPILTRLMNFFVFSRGLTPVFGPYTRPSESELWDMWAGIRNNDGNLVIDSLLQYINQRKKFRRRWVGALASVTIPIHFIYGPLDPINPYPEFLELYRKTLPRSTVSILDDHISHYPQLEDPMGFLNAYMGFINSF
- the Mest gene encoding mesoderm-specific transcript homolog protein isoform X1; the encoded protein is MVRRDRLRRMREWWVQVGLLAVPLLAAYLHIPPPQLSPALHSWKTSGKFFTYKGLRIFYQDSVGVVGSPEIVVLLHGFPTSSYDWYKIWEGLTLRFHRVIALDFLGFGFSDKPRPHQYSIFEQASIVESLLRHLGLQNRRINLLSHDYGDIVAQELLYRYKQNRSGRLTIKSLCLSNGGIFPETHRPLLLQKLLKDGGVLSPILTRLMNFFVFSRGLTPVFGPYTRPSESELWDMWAGIRNNDGNLVIDSLLQYINQRKKFRRRWVGALASVTIPIHFIYGPLDPINPYPEFLELYRKTLPRSTVSILDDHISHYPQLEDPMGFLNAYMGFINSF